From a single Corynebacterium kroppenstedtii DSM 44385 genomic region:
- a CDS encoding aspartate-semialdehyde dehydrogenase — MTTIAVVGATGQVGRVMRSILEERNFPCDKVRFFASSRSAGTTLPFRGDDVVVEDVAATSDEDLKGIDIAIFSAGGAVSKEQAPRFAAAGATVVDNSSAWRKDPEVPLIVSEVNPGDKDKAVKGIIANPNCTTMAAMPVLKILHDEADLKVLHVASYQAVSGSGLAGVKALKEQTDAVEKRDDVDLAHDGSGVQRVIDEEKLGYGPYVAPIAFNALPFAGNYVDDGSDETDEEQKLRNESRKILNIPDLKVAGTCVRIPVFTGHTMVVHAEFARSITPERARELLDKAPGVEVVDVPTPLESAGIDDCLVGRIRQDQTIDDDRGLVLVVAGDNLRKGAALNTIQIAELLV; from the coding sequence ATGACCACCATTGCCGTCGTTGGAGCTACTGGCCAAGTGGGGCGCGTCATGCGCTCCATCCTGGAGGAACGCAATTTCCCGTGCGATAAGGTTCGTTTCTTCGCTTCGTCCAGAAGCGCGGGAACAACATTGCCTTTCCGTGGCGACGACGTCGTGGTCGAGGATGTTGCCGCAACCTCCGACGAGGACCTCAAAGGTATCGACATCGCGATTTTCTCCGCCGGTGGTGCGGTGTCGAAGGAGCAGGCGCCACGGTTTGCGGCCGCAGGCGCCACCGTCGTCGATAATTCGAGTGCCTGGCGTAAAGACCCCGAGGTCCCGCTGATCGTGTCCGAGGTCAACCCCGGCGACAAGGACAAGGCCGTCAAGGGGATTATCGCTAACCCGAACTGCACCACGATGGCAGCGATGCCTGTCCTCAAGATCCTCCACGACGAGGCGGACCTGAAAGTCCTGCACGTGGCTTCCTACCAGGCGGTGTCGGGTTCGGGCTTGGCCGGCGTGAAGGCCTTGAAAGAACAGACAGATGCCGTTGAGAAGCGTGACGACGTTGACCTCGCGCATGATGGTTCCGGTGTCCAGCGTGTCATTGATGAAGAGAAGCTTGGTTACGGCCCGTATGTAGCGCCGATCGCGTTCAACGCGTTGCCGTTTGCTGGGAATTACGTTGATGATGGCTCCGATGAGACCGATGAAGAGCAGAAGCTGCGTAATGAGTCTCGGAAGATTCTGAATATCCCCGATTTGAAAGTAGCTGGCACGTGCGTGCGTATCCCGGTGTTCACTGGGCACACTATGGTGGTGCACGCCGAGTTCGCCCGGTCGATCACGCCGGAACGTGCCCGCGAGTTGCTGGACAAAGCCCCGGGCGTTGAGGTTGTCGATGTGCCCACGCCTCTGGAATCGGCGGGTATCGACGATTGCCTCGTGGGGCGCATTCGTCAGGATCAGACTATCGACGATGACCGTGGTCTGGTTCTTGTTGTGGCGGGCGACAATCTACGTAAGGGCGCTGCGTTGAACACCATTCAGATCGCTGAATTGCTGGTGTAG
- a CDS encoding RNA polymerase sigma factor has product MTRHDKDDARVTALALRAGQGDRAALTEFIRRTQKDVWRLLAHLADIDRADDLTQETYLRIISALPTFAGRSSARTWLLSVARRVWVDSVRHDMARPQSTGTEWETVADQHTATNTAASSSWSDWVDVQLLMENLDPDRREALILTQVLGYTYDEAATIVGVRVGTIRSRVARARTDLIEATSNHATKKHRHLSSVQERAHG; this is encoded by the coding sequence GTGACAAGACATGACAAGGACGACGCACGCGTCACAGCATTAGCTCTCCGTGCCGGCCAGGGGGATCGGGCCGCGCTCACCGAGTTCATCCGACGCACCCAGAAGGACGTCTGGCGTCTCCTTGCTCATCTTGCCGACATTGACCGCGCCGACGATCTCACCCAAGAGACCTACCTGCGCATTATCTCTGCTTTGCCGACGTTTGCAGGCCGTTCGAGTGCGCGCACGTGGCTGCTTTCCGTTGCGCGACGAGTGTGGGTCGATAGCGTCCGGCATGACATGGCTCGGCCACAGTCTACCGGTACGGAATGGGAAACCGTGGCTGATCAGCACACGGCAACGAATACTGCCGCCAGCAGTTCCTGGTCAGACTGGGTCGACGTGCAGCTCCTTATGGAGAATTTGGATCCCGACCGCCGAGAAGCGCTCATCCTTACGCAGGTCTTGGGATACACCTACGACGAAGCAGCGACGATCGTCGGTGTTCGCGTGGGGACGATTCGATCCCGGGTAGCTCGGGCGCGCACCGACCTCATCGAGGCAACGTCAAACCACGCAACGAAAAAACACCGTCACCTCAGCTCGGTGCAGGAACGGGCACACGGGTAA
- a CDS encoding catalase, translating into MSNDSSHDQRFTSDDVAQRGVCPVTGHGAPQADGRSISTRVNGAPNASEEHSVTVGREGPIALHDVSLVEKLAHFNRERIPERVVHAKGSGAFGELTITEDVTQYTKADLFQPGRVTPMLARFSTVAGEQGSPDAWRDVRGFALKFYTNEGNYDLVGNNTPVFFIRDGIKFPDFIRSQKRLAGRGTIDADMRWDFWTRTPESAHQVTYLMGDRGIPKTFRNMDGFGSHTYQWINAKGERFWIKYHFKTRQGWDFLTDEEAAKLVGEDADSHREDLYAAIERGDYPTWDVKVQIMPLEEAAGYKVNPFDLTKTWSQKDYPLIPVGHFTLNRNPENFFAQIESAAFEPSNLVPGIGLSPDKMLLSRAFAYADAKRYRLGVNADQIPVNKPVCPVNSYAKDGAAVYDFPPASEPTYSPNRFERGGGYMDVDGTDAEGTGAVQKDIAPGESKYGFGRGQESGLGAAEELGLWDDNYGGDLTRGAYVRHPEDDDFSQAGALVRDVMDDAARDRLANNIVGAMAGVSDQVAKQAFNYWTHVDEWLGAEVEKRFTASK; encoded by the coding sequence ATGTCGAACGATAGTTCGCACGATCAGCGTTTTACCTCAGACGATGTCGCGCAGCGGGGAGTGTGCCCCGTTACCGGTCATGGTGCCCCGCAGGCTGATGGCCGGAGCATCTCAACCCGTGTCAACGGCGCTCCGAACGCATCTGAGGAGCACAGCGTGACCGTCGGCCGTGAAGGTCCCATCGCCCTGCATGATGTGTCGCTGGTGGAAAAATTGGCGCACTTCAACCGTGAGCGGATCCCAGAGCGTGTTGTTCACGCAAAGGGGTCAGGCGCATTCGGTGAGCTCACGATCACGGAAGATGTAACGCAGTACACGAAGGCGGACCTGTTCCAGCCGGGGCGCGTCACCCCGATGCTGGCCCGCTTCTCGACCGTCGCCGGAGAGCAAGGCAGCCCCGACGCTTGGCGCGATGTCCGTGGCTTTGCCCTGAAGTTCTACACCAATGAGGGCAACTACGACCTCGTCGGCAATAACACCCCAGTCTTCTTCATCCGCGATGGGATTAAGTTCCCCGACTTCATCCGCTCCCAGAAGCGGCTCGCGGGGCGCGGCACGATCGACGCCGACATGCGCTGGGACTTCTGGACCCGCACCCCAGAGAGCGCACACCAGGTGACCTACTTGATGGGCGACCGCGGAATCCCGAAGACCTTCCGCAATATGGACGGTTTCGGCTCCCACACCTACCAGTGGATCAACGCCAAGGGGGAGCGGTTCTGGATCAAGTACCACTTCAAGACCCGCCAGGGATGGGATTTCCTTACCGACGAAGAAGCCGCGAAACTGGTCGGCGAAGATGCTGACAGCCACCGCGAGGACCTGTACGCGGCGATTGAGCGCGGCGACTACCCGACATGGGACGTTAAGGTGCAGATTATGCCCCTGGAGGAAGCCGCTGGCTACAAGGTCAACCCGTTCGATTTGACGAAGACGTGGAGCCAGAAAGACTATCCGCTGATTCCTGTGGGGCACTTCACGCTGAACCGGAACCCGGAGAATTTCTTTGCGCAGATTGAATCCGCGGCATTCGAGCCGTCGAACCTGGTCCCAGGGATTGGGCTCTCGCCGGATAAGATGCTGCTTTCCCGCGCTTTCGCTTATGCCGATGCAAAGCGTTACCGCCTCGGTGTGAATGCTGATCAAATTCCGGTGAACAAGCCAGTGTGCCCCGTGAACAGCTATGCCAAGGATGGAGCCGCTGTGTACGACTTCCCGCCAGCTTCTGAGCCGACGTATTCGCCGAACCGCTTTGAGCGCGGTGGCGGGTACATGGACGTCGACGGTACCGACGCTGAGGGAACCGGCGCTGTGCAGAAAGACATTGCGCCCGGTGAGTCCAAGTACGGCTTTGGCCGCGGCCAGGAGTCCGGCTTAGGTGCTGCTGAAGAACTCGGACTCTGGGATGACAACTACGGCGGCGATTTAACTCGCGGTGCCTATGTTCGTCATCCAGAGGACGATGATTTCTCCCAGGCTGGTGCCTTAGTCCGGGATGTGATGGACGACGCCGCCCGCGATCGTCTGGCCAACAACATTGTTGGTGCGATGGCTGGCGTGTCCGACCAGGTCGCTAAGCAGGCCTTCAATTACTGGACCCACGTTGACGAGTGGTTGGGCGCGGAAGTCGAAAAGCGCTTTACCGCGTCGAAGTAG
- a CDS encoding organic hydroperoxide resistance protein: MSDALYTARVTSTGGGRDGHVASDDGHIDLDVRPPKAMGGSGEGTNPEQLVAAGWAACFNSALQLIAKQSGADLDKAPEVTVECSLVKDENDGGFRIKAALDVTIFGVSEDQAKDFAEQADAMCPYSKAFRGDSETVVTAHAK, encoded by the coding sequence ATGTCTGATGCTCTGTACACCGCACGCGTGACTTCAACGGGTGGTGGACGTGATGGCCATGTAGCTAGCGACGATGGCCATATTGATCTGGACGTTCGCCCGCCGAAGGCGATGGGTGGATCTGGTGAAGGCACGAATCCCGAACAGCTGGTCGCTGCTGGCTGGGCTGCGTGCTTCAATAGTGCGCTTCAGTTGATTGCCAAGCAGAGTGGCGCTGATCTGGACAAAGCCCCAGAAGTTACCGTCGAGTGCTCTTTGGTGAAAGACGAGAACGACGGTGGCTTCAGGATTAAGGCTGCTCTGGATGTCACCATCTTCGGTGTTTCGGAGGACCAAGCGAAGGATTTCGCGGAGCAGGCCGACGCGATGTGTCCGTATTCCAAGGCTTTCCGCGGTGATAGCGAGACTGTCGTTACTGCGCACGCGAAGTAA
- a CDS encoding histidinol-phosphate transaminase: protein MIRPDLDQLPTYTPGKKADDALVLASNETSEPPLPAAIEAITSAAHTLNRYPHMATSPLHHAIADLHGVAINEVAIGCGSSSLLQQLILATCKDGDETLFAWRSFEAYPILSRIAGATPVAVPLDAHHRHDLDAMADAITDKTSLIILCNPNNPTGTLVTEDELEAFFTRVPERVTVCIDEAYLDYTDDELTPDSLGLVRRHPNVCFARTFSKCYGLAGARVGYMIGTPEIISALNRTQVPFSVSTMAHDAAIACLNSPESKAERVSRTIPQRHRLRDFLINEFIHSSRWNLTEYDIPESQANFLWLNLGGQSDAFTEALGKEHILVRCFSSDGVRITVTNTDETDQLISTLRSIA, encoded by the coding sequence ATGATCCGCCCCGACTTAGACCAACTTCCCACATATACGCCCGGTAAAAAGGCCGACGATGCCCTGGTCCTAGCCAGCAACGAAACTTCTGAGCCGCCGCTCCCCGCCGCGATTGAAGCGATTACATCCGCAGCGCACACCCTCAACCGCTACCCTCATATGGCGACTTCACCTTTGCATCACGCTATCGCCGATCTCCACGGGGTCGCAATTAATGAAGTAGCAATCGGATGTGGCTCCTCTTCGCTTCTTCAGCAGCTCATTCTGGCCACCTGCAAAGACGGCGACGAAACGCTCTTCGCGTGGAGGTCATTCGAGGCATATCCCATCCTCAGTAGGATCGCCGGAGCCACCCCTGTCGCGGTCCCACTCGATGCTCACCATCGCCACGACCTCGACGCCATGGCCGATGCCATCACCGACAAAACGTCGCTCATTATCTTATGTAACCCCAATAACCCGACGGGGACACTTGTTACAGAGGACGAACTAGAGGCCTTCTTTACGCGCGTTCCGGAGCGTGTCACTGTGTGTATCGACGAGGCATACCTGGATTACACCGACGACGAGCTCACACCGGATTCACTGGGCCTTGTGCGACGACACCCTAATGTTTGCTTCGCCCGTACCTTCTCTAAGTGTTATGGCCTGGCTGGCGCACGTGTTGGTTACATGATTGGGACCCCAGAGATCATTAGCGCACTCAACCGCACCCAGGTTCCGTTCTCGGTGAGCACGATGGCCCACGATGCTGCGATTGCGTGCCTCAACAGCCCTGAGAGTAAAGCCGAGAGAGTCTCTCGGACGATTCCGCAGCGCCATCGCCTGCGCGACTTCCTTATTAACGAATTCATCCACTCGTCACGGTGGAATTTGACCGAGTATGACATTCCAGAGTCCCAGGCGAACTTCCTCTGGTTAAATCTTGGGGGTCAATCTGATGCGTTCACCGAGGCCCTGGGGAAGGAACATATCCTTGTCCGGTGCTTCAGCAGTGACGGAGTGCGGATCACCGTCACAAATACTGACGAGACCGATCAACTCATTAGCACCCTTCGGTCTATTGCGTAG
- a CDS encoding OPT family oligopeptide transporter, which produces MAVQRAASTREFTLRTVILGGLITLVFTAANVYLGLKVGLTFATSIPAAVISMAILRNFKDHTIAENNIVQTIASAAGTLSAIIFVLPGLVMIGWWSGFPYWETAALCAIGGILGVMYSIPLRRALVTHSDLPYPEGVAAAEVLKVGDTHAQDSVNDGDQSSAGSSAVDENRMGLRMIILGGLASGGYALLAALKTVATEISAAFRIGSGGTMIGGSLSLALIGVGHLVGLSVGFAMVVGLLISYGVLLPLRTAGHIPPGTGASGLESIVSDSFSSDVRFIGAGTMAVAAVWTLIKITGPIAKGIKDSLVSSRARHSGKAVDITEQDIPFPVVAGVTLFSMIPIGLLLWLFVKDTSIAHHTGGLIAISIIYILLVGLVVASICGYMAGLIGASNSPISGVGIIVVISAALLIKVAMGAESRSHSDVLIAYTLFTSAVVFGVATISNDNLQDLKTGQLVGATPWKQQVALVVGVLFGSAIIPPVLQLMMSGFGFAGEPGAGDDALAAPQAALLSSVAQGIFGDSLDWSLIGLGAAIGVSVVIINEIVSATSHGKYALPGLAVGMGMYLPSSLTVIIPIGALIGYVYNRWAKKQRNPELARRLGVLLATGLIVGESLFGVLNAGIIAAAGDSDVLAIAPKEWEAGAAVCGVVLFIVCIGCAYRYSRTLARGSSIRES; this is translated from the coding sequence GTGGCAGTGCAGCGAGCAGCATCAACTCGAGAATTCACTCTTCGGACTGTCATTCTCGGTGGCTTAATTACGCTGGTTTTCACTGCGGCAAATGTGTACCTCGGACTCAAAGTTGGGCTAACTTTTGCCACATCCATTCCGGCCGCCGTTATTTCAATGGCGATTCTTCGGAATTTTAAAGACCACACCATTGCAGAAAACAATATTGTTCAAACTATTGCTTCTGCAGCGGGAACATTATCTGCCATTATTTTCGTCCTCCCAGGCCTGGTCATGATCGGCTGGTGGTCAGGTTTTCCATACTGGGAGACGGCCGCTTTGTGTGCGATCGGCGGCATTTTGGGCGTCATGTATTCCATTCCGCTCCGACGCGCCCTTGTCACGCACTCTGACCTCCCCTACCCCGAGGGCGTTGCGGCAGCGGAAGTTTTGAAAGTGGGAGATACCCACGCACAAGACTCTGTTAACGACGGTGACCAGTCGTCAGCTGGCTCATCCGCAGTGGACGAAAATCGCATGGGTCTGCGAATGATCATCCTCGGGGGTTTAGCATCGGGCGGCTATGCGTTGCTCGCTGCACTGAAGACAGTAGCGACGGAGATTTCGGCGGCGTTCCGGATTGGCTCGGGTGGAACGATGATCGGTGGATCATTGTCACTCGCCCTCATCGGCGTGGGCCATCTGGTGGGGCTTTCCGTCGGTTTTGCCATGGTGGTCGGGCTACTTATTTCTTATGGTGTTCTACTTCCACTGCGCACAGCCGGCCATATTCCCCCGGGAACTGGCGCGTCGGGGCTAGAAAGCATCGTGTCCGACTCGTTTTCCAGCGATGTCCGGTTCATCGGTGCTGGCACCATGGCCGTCGCTGCTGTGTGGACGCTTATTAAAATCACTGGCCCCATCGCCAAAGGAATTAAAGATTCCTTAGTGTCTTCGAGGGCTCGTCATTCGGGGAAAGCAGTCGATATTACTGAGCAAGACATTCCGTTCCCCGTCGTTGCGGGTGTAACGCTTTTCTCTATGATCCCCATCGGCCTATTGCTCTGGCTATTCGTTAAAGACACGTCCATTGCGCATCACACAGGTGGGCTGATCGCTATCAGCATCATCTACATCCTGCTTGTTGGTCTCGTCGTGGCGAGTATTTGCGGTTATATGGCCGGTTTAATTGGGGCGTCGAATTCTCCGATTTCAGGCGTGGGAATTATTGTCGTCATTTCCGCAGCCCTTCTCATTAAAGTAGCGATGGGTGCGGAATCACGTTCTCATTCCGACGTATTGATTGCCTATACACTCTTTACCTCCGCCGTTGTTTTCGGCGTGGCCACAATTTCCAATGACAACCTGCAAGATCTGAAAACAGGGCAGCTGGTCGGCGCCACGCCATGGAAACAGCAGGTAGCGCTCGTCGTCGGTGTTCTTTTCGGATCTGCGATTATCCCCCCTGTGCTCCAACTGATGATGTCCGGATTCGGATTTGCCGGGGAACCCGGCGCAGGAGATGACGCGCTGGCGGCACCTCAAGCCGCACTGCTGTCCTCGGTGGCGCAAGGTATTTTCGGCGACTCATTGGACTGGTCATTGATCGGTCTGGGAGCGGCTATCGGCGTCAGCGTCGTCATTATTAATGAGATTGTGAGCGCGACGTCGCATGGCAAATACGCGCTGCCTGGTCTCGCTGTGGGAATGGGAATGTATCTGCCCAGTTCGTTGACGGTCATCATCCCGATCGGAGCGCTGATTGGGTACGTCTACAACCGGTGGGCGAAGAAACAACGTAACCCGGAGCTTGCTCGTCGACTCGGAGTGTTGCTGGCTACAGGGTTGATTGTTGGTGAGTCGCTTTTCGGTGTGCTCAATGCCGGGATCATTGCTGCGGCCGGAGATAGCGATGTTTTAGCGATTGCTCCCAAGGAATGGGAAGCAGGGGCAGCAGTCTGTGGTGTTGTCCTCTTTATCGTGTGCATCGGTTGCGCCTACCGCTATTCCCGGACTCTGGCACGGGGATCGTCCATCCGAGAATCATAG
- a CDS encoding GuaB1 family IMP dehydrogenase-related protein, with product MRFLNGMVPQYDLTYDDVFMVPSRSSVGSRQKVDLHTNDGTGTTIPLVVANMTAVAGRRMAETIARRGGLAIIPQDVPADIVAHTIASVKSSDLFFDTPITVKPHHTAGYTRHLLPKRAHGAAIVVDDGKPIGLVTEKDLRGVDNFTQVGRLMSTSLVTLCDDTTPQEAFACLSEASRKLAPVVSKDGELKGIMTRKAALRATLYQPAVDKNNALRVGAAIGINGDATGRATALVEAGADVIVVDTAHGHQQHMIDVLRKVKALDLGVPIVAGNIVTADGVEDLAAAGADIIKVGVGPGAMCTTRMQTGVGRPQFSAVKECADKAREVGVHVWADGGVRHPRDVALALAAGASNVMIGSWFAGTLESPGDLIKENDGRAYKESFGMASHRAVEHRNLHTEEFERARRSMFEEGISQARMYIDPERPGVEDQVDHIVSGVRSAFTYAGADTIETFRERAIVGIQSAAGYAEGRPLSSSWKA from the coding sequence ATGCGTTTCTTAAACGGTATGGTCCCGCAGTACGACCTCACCTATGACGACGTCTTCATGGTTCCGTCACGGTCCTCCGTGGGATCCCGTCAAAAAGTGGATCTACACACCAACGACGGGACAGGAACGACGATTCCTCTCGTCGTCGCGAATATGACCGCGGTGGCCGGGAGGCGTATGGCGGAGACAATCGCCCGACGCGGCGGATTGGCCATCATTCCCCAGGATGTGCCGGCCGATATCGTCGCCCACACCATCGCCAGCGTGAAGTCCTCCGACCTCTTCTTTGACACCCCGATCACGGTGAAACCGCACCACACCGCGGGTTATACGCGCCACCTTTTGCCCAAACGCGCTCACGGCGCAGCCATCGTCGTCGATGATGGCAAACCCATCGGCCTGGTGACTGAAAAAGACCTGCGTGGCGTCGATAATTTCACCCAGGTTGGCCGGCTGATGAGTACATCATTGGTCACTCTTTGCGACGACACCACCCCGCAGGAGGCCTTCGCGTGTTTGTCCGAGGCTTCGCGAAAACTCGCCCCGGTGGTCAGTAAGGACGGCGAACTGAAGGGGATCATGACGCGCAAGGCGGCATTGCGCGCCACGCTGTATCAGCCTGCGGTCGATAAGAACAACGCGCTTCGCGTCGGTGCGGCGATCGGTATCAATGGGGACGCGACGGGCCGGGCAACTGCGCTGGTTGAGGCAGGTGCCGATGTCATTGTTGTGGACACTGCCCACGGTCATCAGCAGCACATGATCGACGTTTTACGCAAGGTGAAAGCCCTGGATCTGGGCGTTCCCATTGTCGCCGGAAACATTGTGACAGCGGACGGCGTCGAGGATCTCGCCGCTGCTGGTGCCGACATCATTAAAGTTGGGGTGGGCCCTGGCGCGATGTGTACGACGCGTATGCAGACCGGTGTTGGCCGTCCGCAATTCTCTGCCGTGAAAGAGTGCGCGGATAAAGCCCGCGAGGTGGGTGTTCACGTGTGGGCTGATGGGGGAGTCCGGCACCCGCGTGATGTCGCCCTGGCATTGGCTGCCGGCGCATCCAACGTCATGATCGGATCATGGTTTGCTGGAACCTTGGAGTCGCCGGGTGACTTGATCAAAGAAAATGATGGCCGTGCGTATAAAGAGTCGTTTGGCATGGCGTCGCACCGCGCCGTGGAGCACCGCAACTTGCATACCGAGGAGTTTGAGCGCGCACGCCGGTCAATGTTTGAAGAGGGCATTTCGCAGGCCCGCATGTACATCGACCCGGAGCGTCCAGGTGTAGAAGACCAGGTTGACCACATTGTTTCCGGTGTGCGCTCAGCGTTTACGTACGCGGGGGCGGATACGATCGAGACTTTCCGTGAGCGGGCGATTGTTGGGATTCAATCGGCAGCGGGGTATGCCGAAGGGCGGCCTTTGTCGTCATCGTGGAAGGCGTAG
- a CDS encoding prephenate dehydrogenase, which yields MSISTPSGVYPDPATTPGKHHILHEDRPVCILGLGLIGGSIMRDVQARGRRVFGWDRTQSTVTNIIDDGFDASNDCSAVLERAEDEDALVVIATPMSAVGTMLDRVVEHAPTCGITDVVSVKQAVIREVRARGMHDRFVGGHPMSGTSHNGWEASQTGLFTGAPWVVTFDNAPTNDGDGGRWLREWMSVVNLAYDVGAEVVPARAQSHDAAVARISHLPHVLADALAVAGDSGGALALSLAAGSFRDGTRVASSDPELTEAMCENNVKEVLRAIEEVQTMLDEARESLRATPPSVAELADAGHRSRIRYEARTGKRPVLRLHPGDAGWVDQLKQAENLGARIEVF from the coding sequence ATGAGCATCTCCACACCATCCGGAGTCTATCCCGACCCAGCCACAACCCCCGGCAAGCACCACATTCTTCACGAGGACCGCCCCGTGTGTATCCTCGGCCTGGGGCTCATTGGCGGCTCAATCATGCGCGACGTGCAGGCCCGGGGACGGCGAGTTTTCGGATGGGACCGCACACAATCCACAGTGACAAACATTATCGACGACGGTTTCGACGCGTCGAATGATTGCTCGGCTGTGCTTGAACGAGCCGAGGATGAGGACGCTCTTGTGGTGATCGCCACGCCGATGAGCGCTGTGGGGACCATGCTCGACCGTGTCGTGGAACACGCGCCGACCTGCGGTATTACCGACGTTGTAAGTGTGAAACAGGCTGTCATACGGGAGGTTCGTGCGCGCGGGATGCATGATCGCTTCGTCGGCGGGCACCCCATGTCCGGCACGAGCCACAACGGGTGGGAAGCGTCTCAGACCGGGCTATTTACGGGCGCGCCGTGGGTCGTCACTTTCGACAATGCCCCCACGAATGACGGCGACGGTGGCCGGTGGCTGCGCGAATGGATGAGCGTGGTGAATCTTGCCTACGATGTCGGTGCCGAGGTGGTCCCGGCGCGGGCACAGTCCCATGACGCGGCTGTTGCCCGGATTTCTCACTTGCCACACGTGTTGGCTGATGCCCTGGCAGTGGCGGGTGACAGTGGAGGCGCCTTGGCATTGTCCCTGGCTGCAGGCTCTTTCCGCGACGGAACGCGCGTTGCCAGTTCCGATCCCGAACTGACCGAGGCCATGTGCGAGAACAATGTGAAGGAGGTTCTCCGCGCCATTGAGGAAGTCCAAACCATGTTGGACGAAGCCCGGGAGAGTTTGAGGGCGACGCCACCAAGCGTCGCGGAGCTGGCCGACGCTGGGCACCGGTCACGCATTCGATACGAAGCGCGCACCGGGAAGCGACCGGTTTTGCGGCTGCATCCCGGCGATGCTGGCTGGGTGGACCAGCTTAAGCAGGCCGAGAACCTCGGCGCGCGGATCGAAGTGTTCTAG
- a CDS encoding tRNA adenosine deaminase-associated protein, with the protein MNAGVNDDGQTPTFAVALTSQDGQWMGRILPERATWDLDVATRAVRDLRSEGPSFGMVCVDDDWFVLIRPTPRGAQLLLSDATAAVVDDYAAEVLDELDVDVPDMDPDERADAEPWPEGDLEILEDLGVPSDVLAVICDDDELWASEQLLRIAEEINADEELADVAQLDY; encoded by the coding sequence ATGAATGCGGGTGTGAACGACGACGGCCAGACTCCAACTTTTGCCGTTGCACTGACAAGTCAAGATGGGCAGTGGATGGGCCGGATCCTCCCTGAACGCGCCACGTGGGACCTTGATGTGGCCACGCGGGCTGTGCGCGATTTGCGCTCCGAAGGACCAAGTTTTGGCATGGTGTGTGTGGACGATGACTGGTTTGTCCTCATTCGTCCTACGCCACGGGGGGCGCAGCTTTTACTTTCCGACGCCACCGCCGCTGTTGTGGACGATTACGCCGCGGAAGTGTTGGATGAGCTGGACGTTGACGTCCCCGACATGGATCCTGATGAGCGGGCCGATGCGGAACCGTGGCCGGAAGGGGACCTGGAGATTCTCGAGGACCTCGGTGTACCCAGCGACGTGTTGGCCGTGATTTGCGACGACGATGAGTTGTGGGCATCGGAGCAGCTCCTCCGGATTGCGGAGGAAATCAATGCGGATGAGGAGCTTGCCGACGTAGCGCAGCTCGATTATTAG
- the tadA gene encoding tRNA adenosine(34) deaminase TadA produces the protein MIGAGLPRPVPEQQTERWMQMALDVAKRTPPGDVPVGAVVVDASGHVVGEGCNERESTGDPTAHAEVIALRAAAREVGDGWRLENHTLVVTLEPCVMCAGAAVTSRIGGIIFGAYEPKTGACGSVIDVVRDPAWPFPTVDVRGGVLERECQDLVEEFFARRRK, from the coding sequence GTGATTGGTGCTGGGCTGCCGCGGCCTGTCCCTGAGCAACAGACGGAACGCTGGATGCAAATGGCGTTGGACGTGGCGAAACGCACGCCGCCGGGCGACGTCCCGGTGGGTGCCGTGGTGGTTGACGCGTCGGGCCATGTTGTGGGGGAGGGGTGTAATGAGCGTGAATCCACGGGGGACCCGACGGCCCACGCGGAGGTTATTGCTCTGAGGGCGGCTGCTCGAGAGGTTGGCGACGGTTGGCGCCTGGAAAACCACACTCTGGTGGTGACCTTAGAGCCGTGCGTGATGTGTGCGGGTGCTGCGGTGACCTCCCGCATCGGGGGCATTATTTTCGGTGCGTATGAGCCGAAAACTGGGGCGTGCGGTTCGGTGATTGACGTTGTGCGTGATCCGGCGTGGCCCTTTCCGACTGTCGACGTCAGGGGCGGTGTGCTGGAGCGAGAATGTCAGGATCTTGTGGAGGAGTTTTTTGCTCGGCGTCGGAAGTGA